A window of the Rhizobium brockwellii genome harbors these coding sequences:
- a CDS encoding DUF2934 domain-containing protein, producing MSDRRHEWISKRAYAIWEERGRPDGRDDEHWRQAVAERDALERTQASSDGREVLVKFRPKPQQPEAPCAGWFNRTASVG from the coding sequence ATGAGCGACCGACGCCATGAATGGATCAGCAAACGAGCTTACGCGATCTGGGAGGAACGGGGCCGGCCTGATGGCCGCGACGACGAGCACTGGCGCCAGGCAGTTGCCGAACGCGACGCGCTGGAGCGCACGCAGGCCTCTTCCGATGGCCGCGAGGTGCTGGTGAAGTTTCGCCCGAAGCCGCAACAGCCCGAAGCGCCATGCGCCGGCTGGTTCAACCGAACCGCAAGCGTCGGCTGA
- a CDS encoding DUF5054 domain-containing protein, with protein sequence MTEKRVHLVFKTHLDIGFTDHAEKVRRQYHERFIPQAIETGKHFHAENPDEPKFIWTTGAWLIWDHLNSRSAGEVAALEQAIERGLIRWHGLPFTTHTELMSPDLFQAGLSYSQELDRRFGKTTIAAKMTDVPGHTLGMVPLLSEAGIRFLHLGVNTASPPPDVPDIFRWRAPGGEEVVVMYQRSYGETCFPDGFEDGLSFAHTNDNMGPQSVPQTAEAYRELRARESDAVIRAATLEDYGAILWSERQRFPVVELELGDSWIHGSGSDPVKTARFLALQRLYDRFAADGLDARRLAFGRGLAMVAEHTCGVDIKSYLRDDKAWSRADFEAARRSDYRFAYTEASWDEQRAYLDQAVSELAETDRKAAQAVLAEFAAPAVIEGVGRELRLQAGGWSIALDSASGDVAAITSPSGRTISGRDGSLIAYRYESYDAGDVVRHMETYLTHRQEWAVLDHDKPGLARSGAALSKVFLPALEATDGAGILLSMPAEAVQKYGAPPHVMLHFLAEGDRLDLRLTLYDKPANRMPEASFLSFTPDRAADWNFRKMGLWHRSGNIATSGGAQLQAVTSARCDLADGPLTIETFDAPLVAPQGSDFMTFCRTLPDFTAGIRFNLHNNKWGTNFPMWWQGDFQALFRLSLV encoded by the coding sequence ATGACTGAAAAGCGCGTGCATCTGGTCTTCAAGACCCATCTCGATATCGGCTTTACCGACCATGCCGAGAAAGTCCGCCGGCAATATCACGAGCGCTTCATTCCGCAGGCGATCGAAACGGGCAAGCATTTTCATGCCGAAAATCCCGACGAGCCGAAATTCATCTGGACGACGGGCGCCTGGCTGATCTGGGACCATCTGAATTCGCGCTCGGCGGGAGAGGTGGCAGCGCTGGAACAGGCGATCGAGCGCGGGCTGATCCGCTGGCACGGCCTGCCGTTCACCACGCATACGGAGCTGATGTCGCCTGACCTTTTCCAGGCCGGGCTTTCCTATTCGCAGGAGCTCGACCGGCGCTTCGGCAAGACGACGATCGCGGCGAAGATGACCGATGTGCCCGGCCATACGCTCGGCATGGTGCCGCTGCTTTCCGAGGCGGGCATCCGCTTCCTGCATCTCGGCGTCAATACGGCCTCACCACCGCCCGATGTGCCCGACATCTTCCGCTGGCGGGCGCCCGGCGGCGAGGAGGTGGTCGTCATGTACCAGCGCTCCTATGGCGAGACCTGTTTCCCCGACGGTTTCGAGGACGGGCTGAGCTTTGCCCATACCAACGACAATATGGGGCCGCAGAGCGTGCCGCAGACGGCCGAGGCCTATCGCGAATTACGCGCCCGTGAGTCGGATGCGGTCATCCGCGCGGCGACGCTGGAGGATTACGGCGCCATTCTCTGGAGCGAGCGTCAGCGTTTCCCTGTTGTCGAACTGGAACTCGGCGACAGCTGGATCCATGGCAGCGGCAGCGATCCGGTGAAGACGGCGCGGTTCCTCGCGCTGCAGCGGCTCTACGACCGTTTCGCGGCGGATGGGCTCGACGCACGGCGTCTCGCCTTCGGTCGTGGACTGGCGATGGTGGCCGAGCATACCTGCGGCGTCGATATCAAATCCTATCTGCGCGACGACAAGGCGTGGTCGCGGGCCGATTTCGAGGCCGCGCGCCGATCCGATTATCGCTTCGCCTATACCGAAGCCTCATGGGACGAGCAGCGGGCCTATCTCGACCAGGCGGTCTCGGAGCTCGCCGAGACGGACCGGAAGGCGGCCCAGGCCGTGCTTGCCGAATTCGCCGCGCCTGCCGTGATCGAGGGTGTTGGACGGGAGCTCCGCCTGCAGGCCGGCGGCTGGTCGATCGCGCTCGACAGTGCGAGCGGCGATGTGGCCGCAATCACCTCTCCCTCCGGCCGGACGATCTCCGGCCGCGACGGCTCGCTGATCGCCTATCGATATGAGAGCTACGATGCCGGCGACGTTGTCAGGCACATGGAGACCTATCTGACCCATCGCCAGGAATGGGCGGTTCTCGACCATGACAAGCCGGGACTTGCGCGTTCAGGAGCAGCACTTTCGAAGGTTTTTCTGCCGGCGCTGGAAGCGACTGATGGGGCGGGCATTCTTCTGTCGATGCCTGCCGAGGCCGTGCAGAAATATGGTGCGCCGCCGCATGTAATGCTGCATTTCCTCGCCGAGGGCGATCGCCTCGACCTGCGTCTGACGTTGTACGACAAGCCGGCCAACCGCATGCCGGAGGCAAGCTTCCTCTCCTTCACGCCTGATCGAGCCGCGGACTGGAATTTCCGCAAGATGGGCCTGTGGCATCGATCCGGGAATATTGCGACGAGCGGCGGGGCGCAATTACAGGCGGTGACATCGGCACGCTGTGATCTTGCCGATGGTCCGCTGACGATCGAAACCTTCGATGCGCCGCTGGTTGCGCCGCAAGGCTCGGATTTTATGACGTTCTGCAGGACGCTGCCGGATTTTACCGCCGGCATCCGCTTCAATCTGCACAACAATAAATGGGGAACCAATTTCCCGATGTGGTGGCAGGGAGATTTTCAGGCGCTCTTCCGGCTCAGCCTCGTCTGA
- a CDS encoding LuxR family transcriptional regulator — MIETTYSEKFESAFEQIKAAANVDAAIRILQAEYGLDFVTYHLAQTIASKIDSPFVRTTYPDAWVSRYLLNSYVKVDPIVKQGFERQLPFDWSEVEPTPEAYAMLVDAQKHGIGGNGYSIPVADKAQRRALLSLNARIPAEEWTELVRRCRNEWIEIAHLIHRKAVYELHGENDPVPSLSPREIECLHWTALGKDYKDISVILGISEHTTRDYLKTARFKLGCATISAAASRAVQLRIINP; from the coding sequence ATGATTGAGACTACATACAGCGAAAAGTTCGAGTCCGCTTTCGAACAGATCAAGGCCGCGGCCAATGTCGATGCCGCGATCCGCATTCTCCAGGCCGAATATGGCCTCGATTTCGTCACCTACCATCTCGCCCAGACCATCGCGAGCAAGATCGATTCGCCCTTCGTGCGCACCACCTATCCGGATGCCTGGGTCTCTCGCTACCTCTTGAACAGCTATGTGAAGGTCGATCCGATCGTCAAACAGGGCTTCGAACGCCAGCTGCCCTTCGACTGGAGCGAGGTCGAGCCGACGCCCGAGGCCTATGCCATGCTGGTCGATGCCCAGAAGCACGGCATCGGCGGCAACGGCTACTCCATTCCCGTCGCCGACAAGGCGCAACGCCGTGCGCTCTTGTCGCTGAATGCCCGCATCCCGGCCGAGGAATGGACCGAACTCGTCCGCCGCTGCCGCAACGAATGGATCGAGATCGCCCATCTCATCCACCGCAAGGCCGTCTACGAGCTGCATGGCGAAAACGATCCGGTGCCGTCATTGTCGCCGCGCGAAATCGAGTGTCTGCATTGGACGGCGCTGGGCAAGGACTACAAGGATATTTCGGTCATCCTCGGCATATCGGAGCACACGACGCGCGATTATCTGAAGACTGCCCGCTTCAAGCTCGGCTGTGCGACGATCTCGGCCGCCGCCTCCCGGGCCGTGCAATTGCGTATCATCAATCCCTAA
- a CDS encoding acyl-homoserine-lactone synthase yields MFVIIQAHEYQKYAAVLDQMFRLRKKVFADTLGWDVPVIGPYERDSYDSLAPAYLVWCNDSRTRLYGGMRLMPTTGPTLLYDVFRETFPDAANLIAPGIWEGTRMCIDEEAIAKDFSNVDAGRAFSMMLLALCECALDHGIHTMISNYEPYLKRVYKRAGAEVEELGRADGYGKYPVCCGAFEVSDRVLRKMRAALGLTLPLYVRHVPARSVVTQFLEMAA; encoded by the coding sequence ATGTTCGTTATCATTCAGGCACATGAGTATCAGAAATACGCTGCCGTACTCGACCAGATGTTTCGCCTGCGCAAGAAGGTCTTCGCCGATACGCTCGGCTGGGACGTTCCTGTCATCGGCCCCTACGAACGTGACAGCTACGATTCGCTCGCCCCCGCCTATCTCGTCTGGTGCAACGACAGCCGCACCCGCCTCTATGGCGGCATGCGCCTGATGCCGACGACAGGCCCGACCCTTCTCTACGACGTCTTCCGTGAGACGTTTCCCGATGCCGCCAATCTTATCGCCCCCGGCATCTGGGAAGGCACGCGCATGTGCATCGACGAGGAGGCGATCGCCAAGGATTTCTCCAATGTCGACGCCGGCCGCGCCTTCTCCATGATGCTGCTTGCGCTTTGCGAATGCGCGCTCGATCACGGCATCCATACGATGATTTCCAACTACGAGCCCTACCTCAAGCGCGTCTACAAGCGCGCCGGCGCCGAAGTGGAAGAACTCGGCCGCGCAGACGGTTACGGCAAATACCCCGTCTGCTGCGGCGCCTTCGAAGTATCGGACCGGGTGCTGCGCAAGATGCGCGCCGCCCTCGGCCTCACCCTACCCCTTTATGTCAGGCACGTGCCGGCCCGCTCGGTCGTGACCCAATTCCTGGAGATGGCAGCATGA
- a CDS encoding response regulator, with product MVAFNSAVVLIVEDEPLIRFNILDVLEEVGHVALEAANADEALVVLKGRQDVDILFTDVNMAGSMDGLQLANRVRAMRPNIGIIITSGMVRLDPMTLPANTAFLPKPYMHDALISTINSLMT from the coding sequence ATGGTGGCTTTTAACAGTGCCGTGGTGCTCATCGTGGAGGACGAGCCGCTGATCCGGTTCAATATCCTCGATGTGCTGGAGGAGGTTGGCCATGTGGCGCTGGAGGCGGCGAACGCCGACGAGGCTCTGGTGGTGCTGAAGGGCAGGCAGGATGTCGATATCCTGTTCACCGACGTCAATATGGCGGGTTCGATGGACGGTCTCCAGCTTGCCAATCGGGTGCGGGCGATGCGGCCGAACATCGGCATCATCATCACCTCGGGCATGGTGCGGCTCGATCCGATGACTCTGCCCGCCAATACCGCCTTCCTGCCGAAGCCCTACATGCACGACGCGCTGATTTCGACGATCAATTCCCTGATGACGTAA
- a CDS encoding HNH endonuclease, which produces MSLHHGWNVMKTGVKRELLLKIFQKQDGKCCYCDRPMVIMPRGCRQNRPDAATIEHLLTGRVHGWTKWDNIAVACSECNGMRGSGMDWLTFKTYRRGEFWELIGGGKDF; this is translated from the coding sequence TTGTCGCTGCACCATGGCTGGAACGTGATGAAGACCGGTGTCAAACGCGAACTGCTGCTTAAGATCTTCCAGAAGCAGGACGGGAAGTGCTGCTATTGTGATCGGCCTATGGTCATCATGCCACGTGGCTGTCGTCAAAACCGACCGGACGCCGCGACGATTGAGCATCTTTTGACCGGCCGAGTTCATGGCTGGACTAAGTGGGACAACATCGCCGTAGCCTGCAGTGAGTGCAATGGAATGCGCGGATCCGGCATGGATTGGTTGACGTTCAAAACCTACCGCCGCGGCGAGTTCTGGGAGCTCATAGGCGGCGGCAAAGATTTCTAA
- a CDS encoding sialate O-acetylesterase, whose translation MAMIFGGAGLALNNFLSPSAYYIYPAGDVITGADPVLDLTGRIEVARGDIGPRTAVIVVIGQSLSVNEVPTPYVPVNTNIDQLNIYDGKLYRAKDPLLGINVSGGLVTDLRGTWMLRMADKLVDAGHFDRVILVPMAVGNTRADQWASEATAPFLFNKINVVGLRLRDAGLPCTAIMWGQGESDTSAGTSQASYTASLNKIIAEFNHAIPNCPILVAQETYYYGATSAAVLAAQASVVNNTTVFAGENVDSIGSGGRYDNTHLNETGADTRATLAVAALMAALAS comes from the coding sequence ATGGCTATGATTTTTGGCGGCGCCGGCCTGGCGCTCAACAACTTCCTGAGCCCGAGCGCTTATTATATATATCCGGCCGGCGATGTGATCACTGGAGCAGATCCGGTTCTGGATCTGACTGGACGCATTGAGGTTGCCCGAGGAGACATCGGCCCGCGAACCGCGGTCATCGTCGTTATTGGCCAATCCTTGAGCGTCAACGAGGTGCCCACGCCTTACGTTCCAGTCAATACGAACATCGATCAGCTCAATATCTATGACGGAAAGCTCTACCGGGCCAAGGATCCGTTGCTGGGCATCAATGTCAGCGGGGGTCTGGTTACGGACTTGCGGGGAACGTGGATGTTGCGCATGGCCGACAAGCTCGTCGACGCGGGGCACTTCGATCGCGTGATCCTAGTGCCAATGGCTGTCGGCAACACGCGAGCCGATCAATGGGCGAGTGAGGCGACGGCGCCGTTTCTCTTCAACAAAATCAATGTTGTTGGCTTGCGGCTGCGCGACGCTGGCCTGCCGTGCACGGCAATCATGTGGGGGCAAGGAGAGTCGGATACGTCAGCGGGCACCTCGCAAGCGTCGTATACCGCTTCGCTCAACAAGATCATCGCCGAGTTCAATCACGCGATCCCGAATTGTCCGATCTTGGTCGCGCAGGAAACGTACTATTACGGCGCGACAAGTGCGGCCGTCCTGGCTGCGCAGGCGAGTGTCGTGAACAACACGACGGTTTTTGCTGGCGAGAATGTCGACTCGATCGGATCCGGCGGCCGATACGATAATACCCACCTGAACGAGACCGGCGCCGACACGCGCGCTACGCTGGCAGTTGCGGCGCTTATGGCTGCACTGGCGAGTTAA
- a CDS encoding P27 family phage terminase small subunit, with protein MAKSAKAPAHLRPTTQKWWRSILANFDLEEHHLRLLQLAAEAWDQAQGAREVLEHNGQTFTDRFGQPKERPEVGIMQNARIAFARLLRELALDGVDGPDAPRSPRTADYGSRR; from the coding sequence ATGGCAAAATCGGCGAAAGCGCCTGCGCATTTGCGTCCCACAACGCAGAAATGGTGGCGCTCCATTCTCGCTAACTTCGATCTCGAGGAGCATCACTTGAGGCTCCTGCAGCTAGCCGCCGAAGCTTGGGACCAGGCTCAAGGCGCACGAGAGGTGCTGGAACATAACGGCCAGACGTTCACAGACCGTTTCGGCCAACCGAAAGAGAGACCTGAAGTCGGCATCATGCAGAACGCGCGCATCGCCTTTGCTCGCCTGCTGCGCGAGCTCGCCCTAGACGGCGTGGATGGTCCAGACGCGCCACGTTCGCCGCGGACGGCCGATTACGGATCGAGGCGCTGA
- a CDS encoding HK97 family phage prohead protease gives MWFTESGRPPVPGSRTVSGYALRWDVPSAVRPGFDEVFRPHSLIIPHVTPAWVNHDALQQVATTEDGTFRIRCDDTGLWVELDCPHTDVGDRLLHGSRFGEFTGWSISFRATEETWDRSGARPLRIVARANLIEVSIADRGAHVTSLGVLSRMKPVAADGWPL, from the coding sequence ATGTGGTTTACCGAATCGGGTCGCCCTCCAGTGCCGGGCAGTCGCACCGTCTCGGGCTATGCGTTGCGGTGGGACGTTCCATCTGCTGTTCGCCCTGGCTTCGACGAGGTCTTCCGACCGCACTCTCTTATCATCCCGCATGTAACGCCGGCATGGGTAAACCACGACGCCTTACAGCAGGTCGCTACTACCGAAGACGGGACATTCCGCATCCGGTGCGACGACACCGGACTATGGGTGGAGCTCGACTGCCCGCACACAGATGTGGGCGATCGGTTGCTCCATGGGTCTCGCTTTGGCGAGTTTACCGGCTGGTCGATCTCGTTCCGAGCCACTGAAGAAACGTGGGATCGATCAGGAGCGCGGCCGTTGCGGATCGTGGCGCGGGCCAACCTAATCGAGGTGTCGATCGCGGACCGCGGCGCGCATGTAACGAGTCTCGGCGTGCTCTCGAGGATGAAACCGGTGGCTGCCGATGGGTGGCCACTATAG
- a CDS encoding DUF4145 domain-containing protein, producing the protein MSLLNSDCPRCRAKHVTFDVEAQKSRGIVESVWEERFEIFAVCRHCHRPTIFVVDNKTAGSEAAWRDVMSGVVKYTGYINDHFKVRGHVSLKDEDTDPPPEHVPEELEAVYREGATCVSVQCWNAAGAMFRLVIDMATKSLLPPEGEPPVAKIRRSLGFRLEWLFQNGKLPTDLQELAECIKEDGNDGAHDGTLTQNEALDLRDFTYTLLERLYTAPKRLELAATRRRERRGDA; encoded by the coding sequence TTGTCCCTACTCAATTCAGATTGCCCGCGCTGCCGGGCGAAGCACGTAACGTTCGATGTTGAGGCCCAAAAGTCGCGTGGCATTGTCGAATCTGTTTGGGAAGAGAGATTCGAAATCTTCGCAGTTTGTCGCCATTGCCATAGGCCAACTATATTCGTGGTAGACAATAAAACCGCCGGGTCAGAGGCGGCATGGCGTGACGTTATGTCAGGCGTTGTCAAGTACACCGGCTATATCAATGATCACTTCAAGGTAAGGGGACACGTCAGCCTGAAAGACGAGGATACCGATCCCCCTCCAGAGCACGTTCCGGAGGAGCTAGAGGCTGTCTATAGGGAGGGGGCGACTTGCGTCTCCGTGCAGTGCTGGAATGCAGCTGGCGCCATGTTTAGACTCGTCATCGATATGGCGACAAAGTCCCTCTTGCCTCCTGAGGGCGAGCCGCCGGTAGCAAAAATAAGACGATCTCTTGGCTTCCGGCTCGAGTGGCTCTTCCAGAACGGAAAGCTGCCGACCGACCTGCAAGAACTCGCAGAATGCATCAAGGAGGATGGCAACGATGGGGCTCACGACGGGACCCTTACGCAGAACGAAGCGCTTGACTTGAGAGATTTCACATACACCCTGCTGGAACGGCTCTATACCGCCCCGAAGAGACTGGAGCTCGCCGCTACGCGTCGTAGAGAGCGTCGCGGAGATGCCTAA
- a CDS encoding AAA family ATPase, with the protein MTAPQPKPDPRPHRAAFYQVNELAHKLSGDVVLVPDASDLTGITREDLIKLSHWASKDDEGEHLLTPDNIDRLAVLTDGFFRFFDEGIDASVVTLWRGGTPIVQQIDGEPCEAAVDLVTDAITAMKPLQEKWRGLPPLEAEIEILAYRKGFVAGHRPKWLERMARANLAERDVDPAASDEPKGEPVAANDNAPQHDERLVPYLAAFAAKDAFISGSTLFGVVVGGLTGKIQILADGRALFTSRLGSKFVELPVKPKRLVASPFRLKDPASIPEREWLHARHYIRRYLSITVGAGGGGKSAHAISEALSMVTGRPLLDGQAGLGAPLRVWYVNAEDPQDEIDRRFVAAAKHFNVTEESIADRLFTDSGRDQEFVIMRQVGRDFKVCEPMVNDMLATIRENAIDIVLVDPFVSTHEVPENDNNLMQRVAKAWRQVADEGNCSVELIHHVTKGNFEVTADSARGGGALKDAARSVRTINGMTKEEGEKAGLDDHHGFFRVDFGKTNMTAASSSSQWRRFVSVPLGNGKGLVKTGDEIGVVEPWRWPAKSEATAFVSAEELEAIKRKIDGGDCRDNIQSSQWAGFKVAEALRMNMAIPAEKKEVRRMLDAWKQQGHFTIEQRPDYKGIERPCLVPVFHTSDL; encoded by the coding sequence ATGACCGCACCGCAGCCTAAGCCAGACCCGCGACCGCATCGCGCCGCGTTTTATCAGGTCAACGAACTGGCCCATAAGTTGAGCGGCGACGTTGTTCTTGTTCCCGACGCCAGCGACCTAACCGGAATAACGCGCGAAGACCTGATCAAGCTCTCGCACTGGGCAAGCAAGGATGACGAAGGCGAACATCTGCTTACGCCTGACAATATCGATCGGCTTGCGGTCCTCACCGATGGGTTTTTTCGATTTTTCGACGAGGGAATTGATGCCAGTGTGGTTACGCTCTGGCGCGGCGGAACTCCCATTGTCCAGCAGATCGACGGCGAGCCGTGCGAAGCGGCCGTGGATCTGGTAACGGATGCCATTACCGCTATGAAGCCGTTGCAGGAGAAATGGCGCGGCCTGCCGCCGCTTGAAGCCGAGATTGAGATCCTGGCGTATCGCAAAGGATTCGTGGCCGGCCATCGCCCGAAGTGGCTTGAGCGGATGGCGCGCGCCAATCTCGCCGAGCGCGATGTTGATCCTGCAGCTAGCGATGAGCCAAAGGGCGAACCGGTGGCGGCAAACGACAACGCGCCGCAGCATGACGAGCGGCTTGTTCCTTACCTGGCCGCCTTCGCCGCCAAGGATGCCTTCATAAGCGGCAGCACATTGTTCGGCGTCGTCGTCGGTGGTCTCACTGGCAAAATCCAGATTCTCGCAGATGGTCGGGCCTTGTTCACGAGTCGGTTGGGCAGCAAGTTCGTTGAACTGCCAGTAAAACCAAAGCGGCTCGTCGCCAGTCCGTTTCGACTGAAAGACCCTGCCTCGATTCCGGAACGCGAATGGCTTCATGCCAGACACTACATCCGTCGTTATCTCTCGATCACCGTCGGCGCCGGCGGCGGTGGTAAGTCGGCGCATGCCATATCGGAAGCTCTATCGATGGTAACGGGCCGCCCGCTGCTTGATGGACAGGCGGGCCTAGGCGCTCCTCTCCGTGTTTGGTACGTGAATGCTGAGGATCCACAGGATGAAATCGACCGCCGTTTTGTCGCTGCTGCAAAGCACTTCAACGTCACCGAAGAAAGCATCGCCGATCGCCTTTTCACCGACTCCGGACGTGATCAGGAGTTTGTAATCATGCGACAGGTAGGGCGCGACTTCAAAGTCTGCGAGCCGATGGTAAATGATATGCTTGCCACCATCCGTGAAAACGCGATCGACATTGTTCTCGTCGACCCATTCGTCTCGACCCATGAGGTTCCTGAGAATGACAACAACCTCATGCAGCGTGTTGCTAAGGCGTGGCGTCAAGTAGCCGATGAGGGCAACTGCAGCGTCGAGCTCATCCACCATGTCACCAAGGGCAACTTCGAAGTGACGGCCGACTCTGCTCGTGGCGGTGGCGCCCTGAAAGACGCTGCGCGGTCGGTGCGAACCATCAATGGGATGACGAAGGAGGAGGGCGAGAAAGCCGGCCTCGACGATCACCACGGGTTCTTCCGCGTAGACTTCGGCAAGACCAACATGACCGCGGCATCATCGAGCAGTCAGTGGCGCAGGTTCGTATCCGTGCCGCTTGGGAACGGCAAAGGCCTGGTGAAGACGGGCGATGAGATCGGCGTGGTTGAGCCTTGGCGCTGGCCGGCCAAGTCGGAAGCAACCGCGTTTGTGTCCGCTGAAGAACTGGAAGCCATCAAGCGCAAAATAGACGGCGGTGATTGCCGAGACAATATCCAGTCGTCGCAGTGGGCCGGCTTCAAGGTTGCTGAAGCTCTGCGGATGAACATGGCCATTCCCGCCGAGAAGAAGGAAGTCCGGCGAATGCTCGACGCGTGGAAACAGCAGGGGCATTTCACCATCGAACAGCGTCCAGATTACAAAGGGATTGAGCGGCCATGCCTCGTTCCAGTCTTCCACACCTCAGATTTGTGA
- a CDS encoding sensor histidine kinase: MRSLHSRFIITSLIAVSICLAAASVALVQIFADSYSKRVQSELTGHINRLAAVIRFLPGGRLQVPENPPDNRFLIPYGGLYWQIDDPVGKAEVRSSSLFDYVLPLPEESHPVGIMHQYRLSGPEGKDVLVQERVLSLAAPEGRRPIRIAVAVNADEVDSARLGFALDILPYVAVLAALLVLMSIGQLWIGLRPLDRIGRDLEAVRDRRASRLAGAYPREVQPIVNQLNKLLQSQAAAMEKARSRASDLAHGLKTPLTVLTNNAYSLREKGEVEIADELDHLAETMLSHVEHELARARITPSPDQRSGDADVEKIISETVRMLRHTEAGERLAWEIDVAEDLSVPVDPHDFRELAGNLLENACKWAKNRIHVSAVRHSGHSRLMIEDDGPGVSPERLPDLPRRGVRLDRLKPGFGLGLAIVSEIAAVYDLTLTLENRVEGGFRAEVVFPDVIASRIPDN, encoded by the coding sequence ATGAGGTCGCTTCACAGCCGCTTCATCATCACGTCGTTGATAGCAGTGTCGATCTGCCTTGCCGCAGCATCCGTCGCTCTCGTCCAGATCTTTGCGGACAGCTACAGCAAGCGCGTGCAGAGCGAGCTGACCGGACACATAAACCGTCTGGCGGCTGTGATCCGCTTCTTGCCCGGAGGCAGGCTGCAGGTGCCCGAGAACCCTCCGGACAATCGTTTCCTGATACCCTATGGGGGGCTCTACTGGCAGATCGACGATCCTGTGGGGAAGGCGGAGGTCCGATCTTCCTCGCTCTTCGACTATGTCCTGCCTCTGCCGGAGGAGTCACATCCTGTCGGTATCATGCACCAATATCGTCTCTCCGGGCCGGAGGGGAAAGATGTCCTTGTTCAGGAACGCGTGCTGTCGTTGGCCGCACCTGAGGGCAGGAGGCCCATACGCATCGCAGTGGCGGTGAATGCCGACGAGGTCGACAGTGCTCGCCTTGGATTTGCTCTCGACATTCTGCCCTATGTCGCCGTTCTTGCGGCGCTCCTCGTGTTGATGTCGATCGGGCAGCTTTGGATCGGATTGAGACCTCTCGACCGCATCGGTCGTGATCTTGAAGCTGTCCGCGACCGGAGGGCCAGCCGGCTGGCGGGGGCCTACCCGCGCGAGGTCCAACCCATCGTCAACCAACTGAACAAGCTGCTGCAAAGCCAGGCCGCGGCGATGGAGAAGGCCAGGAGTAGGGCCAGTGATCTCGCCCACGGGCTGAAGACGCCTTTGACCGTTCTCACAAACAACGCGTACTCACTCCGGGAGAAGGGCGAGGTCGAGATCGCCGATGAACTCGACCATCTTGCCGAGACCATGCTTTCGCACGTCGAGCACGAGCTCGCCCGAGCCCGTATCACCCCGAGCCCCGATCAGCGAAGTGGTGATGCCGACGTCGAGAAGATCATCAGCGAGACCGTTCGAATGCTCCGACACACTGAGGCAGGCGAACGCCTCGCATGGGAAATAGACGTGGCCGAGGACTTGAGCGTTCCCGTCGATCCGCACGACTTCCGCGAGCTTGCGGGAAACCTGCTCGAGAACGCCTGCAAGTGGGCCAAGAACAGGATCCATGTCAGCGCGGTTCGACATAGTGGGCATTCCCGTCTCATGATCGAGGACGACGGCCCAGGCGTGTCGCCAGAGAGATTGCCCGATCTTCCGCGCCGGGGTGTCCGTCTCGACCGTCTGAAACCAGGCTTTGGTCTGGGTCTTGCCATCGTGTCGGAGATTGCAGCAGTGTACGATTTGACGCTCACGTTGGAGAACCGCGTCGAAGGTGGCTTCCGTGCGGAAGTCGTCTTCCCTGACGTCATCGCCTCCCGAATTCCGGATAATTGA